A genomic window from Algoriphagus sp. Y33 includes:
- a CDS encoding MFS transporter, protein MEVKLGLKENWRQFTLLVIINGFVGGMIGLERSILPQLAEADFDMAAKSAILSFIVVFGISKAITNYYTGAFANKVGRKNLLVIGWLIGLPVPLILIYASNWNWVIAANILLGINQGLTWSSTVVMKIDLVGDKNRGLAMGLNESAGYLAVGIVAFLTGWIASEYGLRPFPFYLGIGFAVAGLVLSYFLVKDTVHHVFKETTVSQVQKLKNVFRETTWTNPNLGSITQAGLVNNLNDGMIWGLFPILLVSKGFSLSEVGKVVAIYPIVWGLGQLLTGRLADIWIKKSMLFWGMLIQGFAIIGMIFANSFIEFTVLSALLGIGTAVVYPTFLAAIADYTHPEQRANSIGVFRLWRDLGYAIGAILTGIVADSFGVSTSIALIGLITLISSAVIKIRMD, encoded by the coding sequence ATGGAGGTTAAATTAGGATTGAAAGAAAACTGGAGGCAGTTCACCTTATTGGTTATTATCAATGGCTTTGTAGGGGGAATGATAGGTCTAGAACGCAGCATACTTCCTCAGCTGGCAGAAGCGGATTTTGACATGGCAGCTAAATCTGCCATTCTATCTTTCATAGTTGTATTCGGTATTTCCAAAGCTATTACCAACTATTACACGGGAGCTTTTGCCAACAAGGTTGGACGAAAGAATCTGTTAGTGATTGGCTGGCTTATAGGGCTTCCTGTGCCACTTATTTTGATCTATGCCAGCAACTGGAATTGGGTCATAGCGGCCAATATTTTACTGGGAATCAACCAGGGGCTCACCTGGTCTAGTACAGTGGTGATGAAAATCGATCTTGTGGGTGACAAAAACAGAGGGCTGGCCATGGGATTAAATGAATCCGCAGGTTACTTGGCAGTAGGAATCGTTGCTTTCCTCACTGGATGGATCGCCTCAGAATATGGTCTTAGACCTTTTCCGTTTTACTTAGGAATTGGATTTGCAGTCGCAGGACTAGTATTAAGCTATTTTCTTGTAAAAGACACTGTGCATCATGTTTTTAAAGAAACCACAGTAAGTCAAGTTCAAAAGTTAAAGAATGTATTTCGTGAAACCACCTGGACAAATCCCAATCTCGGTTCAATCACCCAAGCAGGATTGGTCAATAACCTTAATGATGGGATGATCTGGGGACTTTTTCCTATTCTACTAGTCAGTAAAGGATTTAGTCTGTCCGAAGTTGGGAAAGTAGTAGCTATATATCCCATCGTGTGGGGTCTAGGCCAATTACTCACAGGTAGATTGGCTGATATTTGGATAAAAAAATCAATGCTTTTTTGGGGGATGCTAATCCAAGGCTTTGCCATTATCGGGATGATATTTGCCAATTCATTCATTGAGTTCACCGTTTTGAGTGCGCTGCTTGGTATCGGCACAGCCGTGGTCTATCCTACATTTCTGGCGGCAATAGCAGACTATACCCATCCTGAGCAAAGAGCCAATAGTATTGGTGTGTTTCGGTTGTGGCGTGATTTGGGGTATGCCATAGGAGCAATTTTGACAGGGATAGTAGCCGATTCTTTTGGTGTCTCGACATCAATAGCTTTAATTGGATTGATCACTTTGATTTCTTCTGCGGTGATAAAAATAAGGATGGACTAA
- a CDS encoding sigma-54 dependent transcriptional regulator, with protein MNSPNKILIIDDEKDIRNLLAKTLEYEGYEVLTADKAKSGIRILKDQQIFVVICDVKLPDASGIELTGEIKELSPETEVICLTAYGNIHDGVQAMKNGAFDYLVKGDDNTKIIPLVSKAEEKSRLQFRIKELESKITIAYDFDRIIGKSHVILEAVALAKKVAPSDATVLLTGPTGTGKEVFAQAIHSSSSRQKQSFVAVNCSAFGKDLLESELFGYKSGAFTGANKDKKGLFEEANNGTIFLDEIGELNLDLQAKLLRVLESGTFLKLGDTKETKVSVRIIAATNRNLEEESQQQKFREDLFYRLSVFQIKLPALNERREDVPLLTEHFAAQFGAKTGKKISNISRDYTDALKKHSWRGNIRELRNIVERSVILCEGDTLTKEVLPFDFEVNKPGTSNGIFDLKEVEKEHIKKVLRHTKGNKTKTATLLGIGLTTLYRKLEEYNM; from the coding sequence ATGAATTCACCTAATAAAATACTCATCATAGATGACGAAAAAGACATCCGGAATCTTCTGGCCAAGACGCTAGAATACGAAGGCTATGAAGTATTGACTGCGGACAAGGCTAAAAGTGGTATTCGAATACTTAAAGATCAACAGATCTTCGTGGTCATCTGTGATGTAAAGTTGCCGGATGCCAGTGGAATTGAATTAACCGGAGAGATCAAAGAGCTCTCTCCGGAAACTGAGGTGATCTGTCTGACTGCCTATGGCAATATTCACGATGGTGTTCAGGCTATGAAAAACGGAGCTTTCGATTACTTGGTGAAAGGGGATGACAACACTAAAATTATTCCCCTAGTCAGCAAGGCAGAAGAAAAATCCCGTTTGCAATTCAGAATCAAAGAACTGGAAAGCAAAATAACTATAGCCTATGATTTTGACCGCATCATTGGAAAATCCCATGTGATCTTGGAAGCGGTAGCCTTAGCAAAAAAGGTGGCTCCTTCTGATGCTACAGTACTACTCACAGGACCAACCGGGACAGGTAAAGAAGTCTTTGCACAGGCCATTCATTCATCTAGTTCCAGACAAAAGCAATCCTTTGTCGCTGTAAACTGTAGTGCCTTTGGAAAAGACTTGTTGGAAAGTGAACTTTTTGGTTATAAATCTGGGGCATTTACAGGGGCAAATAAGGATAAAAAAGGGTTGTTTGAAGAAGCCAACAATGGCACCATCTTTCTCGATGAGATTGGGGAACTTAACCTTGATCTTCAAGCCAAACTGCTACGAGTTTTGGAGTCAGGTACGTTTTTAAAACTGGGCGATACCAAAGAAACAAAAGTGAGTGTGCGTATCATAGCGGCAACCAACCGTAACCTGGAAGAAGAAAGCCAGCAGCAAAAATTCAGAGAAGATTTATTTTACCGGTTGTCTGTATTTCAGATAAAATTACCAGCGCTGAATGAAAGAAGAGAAGACGTTCCTCTATTGACCGAGCATTTCGCAGCACAGTTTGGTGCCAAAACAGGGAAGAAGATTAGTAATATTTCCCGTGACTATACAGATGCACTGAAGAAGCACTCCTGGAGAGGGAATATACGTGAGCTTCGAAACATTGTTGAGCGATCAGTCATTCTCTGCGAAGGTGACACCCTGACCAAGGAGGTGCTCCCTTTTGATTTTGAAGTAAATAAACCCGGCACATCCAATGGTATTTTTGATTTGAAGGAAGTGGAAAAGGAGCACATCAAAAAGGTCTTACGACATACAAAAGGTAACAAAACCAAAACTGCAACTTTGCTGGGTATTGGTCTTACGACTCTTTATCGAAAATTAGAGGAGTACAACATGTAA
- a CDS encoding flavodoxin family protein, with protein MKFRLNTIQTKWNRENPFDFSDLKAVLINCTLKKSPSVSHTEGLMSMAQTILEANGVRTELIRAVDHDIASGVYPDMTEHGWEKDDWPAIHKKVMDGNILIIGTPIWLGEKSSIATQVIERLYGNSGILNKKGQYAYYGKAGGCLVTGNEDGIKHCAMNILYSLQHLGYAIPPQADAGWIGEAGPGASYLDEGSGGLQNDFTTRNTTFMTWNLMHMAAMLKHGFAAHGNLRKDWDESDHDHPNPEYR; from the coding sequence ATGAAATTCCGTCTCAATACTATTCAAACCAAATGGAACCGGGAGAACCCATTTGATTTTTCAGATCTAAAGGCAGTTCTAATCAATTGCACGTTAAAGAAGTCCCCGTCAGTTTCCCACACTGAGGGTTTGATGTCCATGGCGCAGACCATCCTGGAGGCCAATGGGGTTAGGACAGAACTGATCAGGGCAGTGGATCATGATATTGCCTCTGGAGTCTATCCGGATATGACAGAGCATGGATGGGAAAAAGACGACTGGCCTGCTATTCATAAGAAAGTCATGGATGGAAATATCCTTATCATTGGTACACCAATTTGGCTGGGTGAGAAATCTTCCATTGCCACCCAGGTGATAGAGCGGCTTTACGGTAATTCGGGGATACTGAATAAAAAAGGGCAATATGCCTATTATGGCAAAGCTGGAGGCTGTCTAGTGACGGGGAATGAAGATGGAATCAAGCATTGTGCAATGAACATCCTGTATAGCCTGCAGCATTTGGGGTATGCTATTCCACCCCAGGCTGATGCGGGCTGGATAGGCGAGGCAGGTCCCGGAGCCAGCTACCTGGATGAGGGAAGTGGCGGTTTACAGAATGATTTCACTACTAGAAATACCACTTTTATGACCTGGAACCTGATGCACATGGCAGCTATGCTGAAGCATGGCTTTGCTGCTCACGGCAACCTGCGAAAAGACTGGGACGAAAGTGATCATGATCATCCTAATCCTGAATATCGATAG
- the kdpA gene encoding potassium-transporting ATPase subunit KdpA — MNTEILGVLLIFLLSVGLAWPLGKYIVKVFRGDKTWTDFMSPLERFVFKLSGIDPNQHMDWKQYLKALLGINVFFFLFAFIALAFQSLHPFWNPVGIGNWEPTLAFNTAVSFTTNTNLQHYSGESGASYFTQLLVFCWLQFVSAGTGIAACALLFQGLKNKTGSNLGNFYNLMMKSCTRILLPLAIILSLILTFNGSTTNFDGLQEVTTLEGETIQVAGGPTALMVAIKQLGTNGGGYFGPNSTHPFENPNYLTNIAENVAILLVPMALVFAFGFYLKRRKLALLFFGVMSILFIAFVAISVSEEMGGNPAFTEMGLAADQSNMEGKEVRFGPAASSMWGVSTTSTSNGSVNSMHDSHTPLSGGIFMLDMFINAIYGGVGVGFINFFVFVIVAVFIAGQMIGRTPDLLGKKIEAREVKIAALVVILHPLLILVGTAMASYGIVQNPEYGWLNNPSYHGFSEMLYETTSASANNGSGFEGLGDNTPFWNIVTGVIMLLGRFLPIIGPLAIVGSLASKKPVPTTSGSLPLESPAFGAVLISVILIVAALAFFPALALGPLAEYFTF, encoded by the coding sequence ATGAACACAGAAATACTTGGAGTACTGCTCATATTCCTGCTTTCCGTAGGACTGGCCTGGCCACTTGGAAAGTATATAGTCAAAGTCTTCCGGGGCGATAAGACCTGGACCGATTTTATGTCACCCCTGGAGCGATTTGTATTTAAGCTTTCGGGCATTGACCCGAATCAGCATATGGACTGGAAACAGTACCTAAAAGCCCTGCTGGGCATCAACGTGTTTTTTTTCCTTTTTGCCTTCATTGCCCTGGCTTTCCAGAGCCTTCATCCATTCTGGAATCCCGTGGGCATCGGAAATTGGGAACCAACACTGGCATTCAATACAGCCGTTAGCTTTACCACTAACACGAACCTGCAGCACTACAGCGGTGAATCAGGAGCTTCTTACTTTACGCAGCTTCTTGTCTTTTGCTGGCTTCAGTTTGTCAGTGCGGGAACAGGTATTGCCGCTTGTGCTTTACTCTTCCAAGGCTTGAAAAACAAGACAGGAAGCAACCTGGGCAACTTTTATAATCTCATGATGAAAAGTTGTACCCGAATCTTATTGCCGTTGGCGATTATTTTGTCTTTGATCTTAACCTTCAATGGATCCACTACCAATTTTGATGGACTGCAGGAGGTAACAACATTAGAGGGTGAGACGATTCAGGTGGCTGGTGGACCAACTGCTCTCATGGTAGCCATCAAGCAATTGGGAACAAACGGAGGAGGTTATTTTGGACCCAACTCCACCCACCCATTCGAGAATCCTAACTACCTCACCAACATTGCTGAGAATGTAGCTATTCTGCTTGTTCCAATGGCATTGGTATTCGCTTTCGGCTTCTACCTTAAAAGAAGGAAGTTGGCCCTGCTTTTCTTCGGTGTTATGTCTATTCTCTTCATCGCCTTTGTGGCCATTTCAGTTTCAGAAGAGATGGGTGGAAACCCTGCTTTTACCGAAATGGGACTGGCAGCAGATCAGTCAAACATGGAGGGCAAAGAAGTCCGGTTTGGGCCAGCAGCATCCTCTATGTGGGGAGTGTCCACAACTTCAACTTCCAATGGCTCTGTAAACTCCATGCACGATAGCCATACACCGCTTTCCGGAGGGATTTTTATGCTGGATATGTTCATCAATGCGATCTATGGAGGTGTGGGTGTTGGGTTTATCAACTTCTTTGTCTTTGTGATAGTAGCTGTATTCATTGCCGGACAAATGATAGGAAGAACCCCTGATCTGCTGGGCAAAAAGATAGAAGCCCGTGAAGTAAAGATTGCCGCGTTAGTGGTAATTCTTCATCCGCTATTGATTCTGGTAGGTACGGCCATGGCCAGTTATGGAATTGTCCAAAATCCTGAATACGGATGGCTCAATAACCCTTCTTATCATGGATTTTCCGAAATGCTTTATGAAACTACCTCAGCCTCGGCCAACAATGGATCCGGCTTTGAAGGATTGGGAGATAATACGCCTTTCTGGAATATTGTTACAGGTGTCATCATGCTGTTAGGGCGTTTCCTTCCGATCATCGGTCCATTGGCCATAGTAGGATCTTTAGCCTCCAAAAAACCTGTCCCAACTACCTCAGGATCATTGCCTCTGGAAAGCCCAGCCTTTGGTGCGGTACTTATTTCGGTAATACTTATTGTAGCAGCTTTGGCTTTCTTTCCAGCTCTAGCACTCGGTCCATTGGCTGAATACTTCACCTTTTAA
- a CDS encoding porin has translation MDSLYKKQNSLRIGIYKTYWFKGYTIICLVIFSQFWTINFVQAQGDTDDSALKISGYLETYYQYDFGNPEDHNRPDFVYSFNRHNEVTLNLGYLQATYQTQKVRANLAFMTGTYAKANLAAEPGVLKNIFEANVGVKLSDKKELWLDAGIFPSHIGFESAIGAVCWNLTRSVLADNSPYFESGVKLSYSSDNEKWFLSGLVLNGWQRIQRVDGNNTPALGHRVTFTPNDKITLNSSSFIGSDTPDSTRQMRYFHNFYGQFQLSDRLGLIACFDVGAQQEAKGSSDYDTWYSPVLIAQYKVSDKVSIAARGEYYSDANQVIISTNTPNGFRTSAYSANLDYQVAKNILWRIEGRRFTGKDSVFEENGSPSETNFFLATSLAISL, from the coding sequence ATGGACTCGCTATATAAAAAACAAAACTCACTGAGAATCGGTATTTATAAGACGTACTGGTTCAAAGGATATACCATCATCTGTTTAGTAATTTTCTCACAATTTTGGACAATTAACTTCGTGCAAGCGCAGGGGGATACCGATGATTCAGCGCTAAAAATCAGTGGATACTTAGAAACCTATTACCAGTATGATTTTGGAAACCCCGAAGATCATAACAGACCGGATTTTGTCTATTCTTTCAATAGGCATAATGAGGTCACACTCAATCTGGGCTATCTTCAGGCCACTTATCAGACACAGAAAGTACGGGCTAATCTGGCTTTCATGACGGGCACCTATGCCAAGGCAAATTTGGCAGCGGAGCCGGGAGTTTTAAAAAACATCTTTGAGGCGAATGTAGGGGTGAAGCTCTCTGATAAAAAGGAATTGTGGCTGGATGCAGGGATCTTTCCTTCGCATATAGGTTTCGAGAGTGCAATTGGTGCAGTTTGCTGGAATCTGACCCGGTCAGTGTTGGCTGATAACTCTCCTTATTTTGAGAGTGGGGTAAAGCTTTCCTATAGTTCGGACAATGAAAAGTGGTTTTTAAGCGGACTTGTGCTCAATGGCTGGCAGCGGATACAGCGTGTAGACGGAAACAATACCCCTGCTTTAGGCCACCGGGTTACCTTTACTCCCAATGATAAGATAACACTAAACAGCAGTTCTTTTATTGGAAGTGATACCCCAGACAGTACACGACAAATGAGATATTTCCATAATTTCTATGGGCAGTTTCAGCTAAGTGATAGACTGGGGCTCATTGCATGTTTTGATGTGGGAGCACAGCAAGAGGCCAAGGGTAGCAGCGATTATGACACCTGGTATTCCCCGGTGTTGATCGCTCAATATAAAGTAAGTGACAAGGTAAGTATTGCGGCCCGTGGTGAATATTATTCTGACGCCAATCAGGTGATTATTTCTACCAATACACCGAACGGATTTCGAACATCAGCATATTCGGCTAATCTTGATTATCAGGTTGCAAAAAATATACTTTGGAGAATAGAAGGTAGAAGATTTACCGGTAAGGACAGTGTGTTTGAAGAGAATGGTAGTCCTTCGGAAACCAATTTCTTTTTGGCAACATCACTTGCAATATCACTGTAA
- a CDS encoding cyclic nucleotide-binding domain-containing protein: protein MEPSKVVWYLENFSMMKVLKPSELDLFEKAAKMTSHRNEVLDFPEKHVDTIFLLKKGEVKISRFSDSGQEIILALLGAGEVFGGIGFGRKAGGRTSGACSGDRRGGIMQSGDIQIFGNDACYSRAEFCSHQIDWSLYKKSTDQAGESNFQNLRRAGSVVS from the coding sequence ATGGAACCTTCTAAAGTAGTTTGGTACCTGGAAAACTTCAGCATGATGAAAGTATTGAAGCCCAGTGAATTGGATCTTTTTGAGAAAGCAGCTAAAATGACTTCCCATAGGAATGAGGTCTTGGATTTTCCTGAAAAACATGTAGATACAATCTTTCTATTGAAGAAGGGGGAGGTGAAAATCTCTAGATTTTCTGACTCAGGCCAAGAGATCATTTTGGCGCTTTTGGGAGCGGGAGAAGTGTTTGGGGGAATTGGCTTTGGTAGGAAAGCAGGGGGAAGAACGTCAGGAGCTTGCTCAGGTGACCGAAGAGGCGGTATTATGCAAAGTGGAGACATCCAGATTTTTGGAAATGATGCATGCTATTCCCGAGCTGAATTTTGTAGTCACCAAATTGATTGGTCTCTGTATAAGAAAAGTACAGACCAAGCTGGAGAATCTAATTTTCAAAACCTCCGAAGAGCGGGTTCTGTGGTTTCTTAA
- the kdpC gene encoding potassium-transporting ATPase subunit KdpC produces MKSIRIALVLGFSTVILFGVLYPLAMVGIGKAMPHQANGLPIEKDGKLIGFENVGQPFNSAQYFWSRPSAVDYDAASTGGSNLGPTNPDFLSLVQSRIDTLTKYHPGLAKVDIPVELVTASGSGLDPHITKQGALIQVNRIAVNRGLDAESLNQLVEEHTENPFLGLFGPSDRVNVLQLNLALDELEKSK; encoded by the coding sequence ATGAAATCTATAAGAATAGCTCTTGTACTTGGGTTTTCCACCGTCATACTCTTTGGTGTATTGTACCCACTGGCCATGGTAGGCATAGGCAAAGCCATGCCCCATCAGGCAAATGGTTTGCCTATAGAGAAAGACGGTAAACTCATTGGATTTGAAAATGTGGGCCAGCCCTTTAACAGTGCCCAATACTTCTGGAGCAGACCTTCAGCAGTGGATTATGATGCGGCTTCAACAGGCGGATCGAACCTAGGACCTACCAACCCTGATTTTCTTTCACTGGTACAAAGCAGGATTGATACCTTGACCAAATACCATCCAGGATTGGCCAAAGTTGATATTCCGGTTGAACTGGTGACAGCTTCCGGTTCGGGTCTTGATCCGCACATTACCAAACAAGGGGCATTGATTCAAGTGAACCGTATTGCGGTAAATAGAGGGTTAGATGCCGAATCGCTAAATCAATTGGTAGAAGAACATACGGAAAATCCATTTCTTGGCCTTTTTGGACCATCAGATCGAGTGAATGTTCTTCAGCTCAATCTGGCGTTGGATGAACTGGAAAAAAGCAAGTAG
- the kdpF gene encoding K(+)-transporting ATPase subunit F: MIALLLVSLAAFGYLFYAIVNPEKF, from the coding sequence ATGATAGCACTACTCTTAGTCTCCTTAGCCGCATTTGGCTACCTGTTTTACGCGATTGTAAACCCTGAAAAATTCTAA
- the kdpB gene encoding potassium-transporting ATPase subunit KdpB translates to MTNNKNTSLFSAETVTQALAQSFVKLSPALMIKNPVMFTVELGTVIMLIVTILSGFTTNDSLGNVGYNSVITLLLFITVLFGNFAEAIAEARGKAQADSLRKTRQDTKAKRINEDGSVTETSSSDLKKGDVFLVEEGDIVPADGEIIEGLASIDESAITGESAPVIREAETDHNSVIGGTSVLSDQIKVKVITQPGESFLDKMIALVEGANRQKTPNEIALTILLASFTMVFLIVTVTLHPFAVYANTPITIAALISLFVCLIPTTIGGLLSSIGIAGMDRALRANIIAKSGKAVETAGDIDTLLLDKTGTITIGNRKATGFFDINGKADEELVRLCVISSLSDNTPEGKSIIELAKQQNVTVEKNSVGDASFIKFTAETRMSGVDLPDGRKVRKGAWDAIYKWSDNKADLGKLEEKVKEISSNGGTPLALAVDKKALGVIRLEDIIKPGIQERFARLRKMGVRTVMVTGDNPLTAKFIAEKAGVDDFIAEARPEDKLEYIKKEQEQGKLVAMMGDGTNDAPALAQADVGVAMNSGTQAAKEASNMVDLDSDPTKLLEVIEIGKQLLITRGNVTTFSIANDVAKYFAIVPALFATSIPGLNAMNIMNLATPESAILSAVIFNAIIIPLLIPLALRGVKYRPVGASTLLTRNLLLYGLGGIVVPFIGIKLIDLLVTIAL, encoded by the coding sequence ATGACTAATAATAAAAATACATCCTTGTTTTCTGCAGAAACGGTTACCCAGGCACTGGCACAGTCGTTCGTGAAACTCAGTCCTGCTTTAATGATCAAAAACCCCGTGATGTTTACCGTTGAGCTTGGAACGGTGATCATGCTGATCGTGACCATACTTTCAGGCTTTACGACTAATGACAGTCTCGGAAATGTGGGATATAACAGCGTCATTACGCTATTACTGTTTATTACAGTGCTTTTCGGGAATTTTGCCGAGGCTATTGCCGAAGCCCGGGGAAAGGCTCAGGCGGACAGCCTTCGAAAAACTAGGCAAGACACAAAGGCTAAACGTATCAATGAGGATGGATCTGTTACAGAAACCAGTTCATCCGACTTGAAAAAAGGTGATGTGTTCCTCGTTGAAGAAGGTGATATTGTCCCGGCAGATGGAGAAATCATAGAAGGACTTGCATCGATAGATGAATCGGCTATTACCGGAGAATCCGCGCCTGTGATCCGTGAAGCGGAAACCGATCATAACAGTGTAATAGGCGGGACCAGCGTATTGTCTGACCAGATTAAAGTAAAGGTAATTACCCAGCCTGGAGAAAGTTTTCTGGACAAAATGATTGCCCTAGTGGAAGGCGCAAACCGTCAGAAAACACCGAATGAAATCGCATTGACCATATTGTTGGCAAGTTTTACCATGGTATTTTTGATCGTGACAGTCACGTTGCATCCCTTTGCGGTTTACGCCAATACTCCGATTACGATAGCTGCATTGATTTCACTTTTCGTGTGTTTGATTCCTACTACCATTGGTGGCTTATTATCGAGTATAGGGATAGCGGGAATGGACAGGGCATTGCGAGCCAATATCATTGCCAAATCAGGTAAAGCGGTAGAAACCGCAGGGGATATTGATACCCTACTTTTGGATAAAACAGGTACGATTACTATTGGCAATAGAAAGGCAACCGGCTTTTTTGATATCAATGGCAAAGCGGATGAAGAGTTGGTTCGCTTGTGTGTGATCAGTTCGCTTTCTGACAACACGCCAGAGGGGAAATCCATTATAGAACTGGCCAAGCAACAAAATGTAACGGTGGAGAAAAATTCAGTCGGTGATGCCTCCTTTATTAAGTTCACTGCGGAAACGCGCATGAGCGGAGTTGACCTCCCTGATGGCCGAAAGGTGAGGAAAGGTGCCTGGGACGCAATCTACAAATGGTCGGACAACAAAGCTGATCTGGGAAAACTGGAAGAAAAAGTGAAGGAAATCTCCAGCAATGGAGGGACTCCATTGGCTTTGGCAGTTGACAAAAAAGCATTAGGAGTAATCCGGTTGGAAGACATCATCAAACCGGGTATTCAGGAGCGTTTCGCACGCCTGAGAAAAATGGGAGTGAGAACCGTAATGGTTACCGGTGATAATCCATTGACAGCAAAATTCATAGCAGAAAAAGCCGGAGTAGATGACTTCATAGCAGAAGCAAGACCTGAAGACAAACTAGAATACATCAAAAAAGAACAGGAGCAGGGAAAGCTTGTTGCCATGATGGGTGACGGTACAAACGATGCTCCGGCACTGGCCCAGGCAGATGTGGGAGTCGCCATGAACAGCGGCACGCAAGCTGCTAAAGAAGCCTCTAATATGGTTGATCTGGACAGTGATCCCACCAAACTTTTGGAAGTGATAGAAATCGGAAAGCAGTTGCTGATCACACGGGGTAATGTGACCACGTTTTCCATTGCCAATGATGTGGCGAAGTATTTTGCTATTGTACCTGCCTTGTTTGCCACTTCCATTCCCGGACTCAATGCCATGAACATCATGAACCTGGCAACACCTGAATCGGCTATATTATCGGCAGTGATCTTCAATGCCATCATTATTCCATTGCTGATTCCTTTGGCACTCAGAGGTGTGAAATATCGTCCGGTAGGTGCTTCTACTTTGCTGACCAGAAACCTATTGCTGTATGGTTTGGGAGGCATCGTCGTGCCTTTTATTGGAATTAAATTAATCGATCTGCTTGTAACTATTGCGCTGTAA
- a CDS encoding Crp/Fnr family transcriptional regulator has protein sequence MEQVDKFLNYLSGITPISPKAGEEIKNLCSIVSIKKNKNLQTIGQTCRTIYFVLEGTARIHYFKEDKDVTEYFAFENDLIIRAESLFTGRPSHKAIQTISDTTFIAIPANSLFELFDRYHEVERLFRKVVERSYVETINRLESLQFHTAEERYLALLQKSPVVIREIPLKYIASYLGITQVSLSRLRAAIS, from the coding sequence ATGGAACAGGTCGATAAATTTCTTAACTACTTATCCGGGATCACCCCGATTTCTCCGAAGGCAGGGGAAGAAATAAAAAACCTATGCTCAATTGTTTCCATCAAAAAAAACAAGAATCTCCAGACCATTGGCCAAACTTGCAGAACGATCTACTTTGTACTGGAAGGGACCGCCAGGATCCATTATTTTAAAGAAGACAAAGATGTTACCGAGTATTTTGCCTTCGAAAATGACCTGATTATCAGAGCAGAAAGTCTTTTTACAGGCAGGCCAAGCCACAAAGCCATACAAACTATAAGTGATACAACTTTTATCGCCATCCCGGCCAATTCACTTTTTGAATTATTTGATAGGTACCATGAAGTGGAGAGACTATTTCGAAAGGTGGTGGAGCGATCTTACGTGGAAACCATCAACAGACTTGAAAGCCTGCAATTTCATACCGCTGAAGAACGCTATCTGGCATTGCTCCAAAAATCGCCTGTGGTAATCAGAGAAATACCTTTAAAATACATCGCTTCCTATCTGGGGATCACACAGGTGAGTCTGAGCCGACTTAGAGCAGCTATCTCCTGA